In Dyadobacter sp. NIV53, a single window of DNA contains:
- a CDS encoding alpha/beta fold hydrolase, which yields MSKKSIYKSMKAEEQIAMAYDALLANWPVPYQEEIVQTRYGETFVLAFGKLGAPALVLLHGASSNSSFWLGQARQFARDFMVYAVDIPGEPGKSNPNHLSYKTLEHANWLSDVLEALNIRNVTLLGLSQGGWVALRFATCYPESVEALILLTPAGIVPTKKSFIFRALLYSLFGEPGLKKINRIVLGKQIVQIQILGYMDLILTNCRPRTDQEYLFKDKELEKLDMPVLLIGGEDDVVRDCEAISKRLTSHLENLESRIIPNAGHVILDVYREILSFSKRKIWLI from the coding sequence ATGTCAAAAAAATCTATATATAAATCAATGAAGGCCGAAGAGCAAATAGCCATGGCCTACGATGCATTGTTAGCTAATTGGCCGGTCCCTTATCAGGAGGAGATCGTACAAACCAGGTACGGAGAAACCTTTGTGCTAGCTTTTGGTAAATTAGGTGCACCGGCGTTGGTACTTTTGCATGGTGCCAGTTCCAATTCAAGTTTCTGGCTCGGACAGGCGCGGCAGTTTGCAAGGGATTTTATGGTTTATGCCGTTGATATTCCCGGCGAACCAGGTAAGAGTAATCCCAATCATTTGTCTTATAAAACATTAGAACATGCCAACTGGCTTTCGGATGTTCTTGAAGCTTTAAACATCAGAAATGTAACCTTACTTGGGTTATCACAAGGCGGCTGGGTTGCACTGCGATTTGCAACTTGTTATCCCGAATCCGTTGAAGCATTGATATTATTAACACCAGCAGGAATTGTCCCCACAAAAAAGTCATTCATTTTCAGGGCGTTACTGTATTCGTTATTCGGCGAACCAGGTTTAAAGAAAATAAACCGGATCGTTCTTGGAAAACAGATAGTTCAAATACAGATATTGGGTTACATGGATTTGATCCTGACCAATTGCAGGCCAAGGACAGACCAAGAGTACTTGTTTAAAGACAAAGAACTGGAAAAACTGGACATGCCGGTATTGTTAATCGGAGGGGAGGATGATGTTGTAAGAGACTGTGAGGCAATCAGCAAAAGGTTAACAAGCCACTTAGAGAATCTGGAAAGCAGGATAATTCCAAATGCAGGGCATGTCATACTTGATGTGTACAGAGAGATTTTGTCATTTTCAAAACGGAAAATATGGCTTATTTAA
- a CDS encoding NUDIX domain-containing protein gives MKIIDKLAWILIKDKSILSTKSYGKDKYYIPGGKRENGETDEMALCREIKEELNVNLKTDTFEFVGEFQAQAHGHPDGVLVKMTCYMAEYTGQLKAYSEIEDVKWLNFSDKDKISEVDHLIFDYLKSKQLLS, from the coding sequence GTGAAGATAATTGACAAACTGGCCTGGATACTGATTAAGGACAAATCCATTCTTTCGACCAAATCTTATGGAAAGGATAAATATTACATACCGGGAGGTAAAAGAGAAAATGGGGAAACAGATGAAATGGCGTTGTGTCGGGAAATAAAAGAAGAACTAAACGTCAATTTAAAAACGGACACCTTTGAATTTGTTGGTGAATTTCAGGCGCAGGCACACGGACATCCGGATGGAGTTCTGGTTAAAATGACTTGCTACATGGCTGAATATACTGGGCAACTTAAAGCTTATTCAGAAATTGAAGATGTTAAATGGTTGAATTTTTCTGACAAGGATAAAATTTCGGAAGTGGACCATTTGATTTTTGACTACCTGAAAAGTAAACAATTACTCAGCTGA
- a CDS encoding phosphatase PAP2 family protein: protein MSFIPFSVSKVLPLSRLAFLLFFLASFSTFSQQQDSVAVNRPLEFKPNKLYVPGILLGTGTLTSLFFKEQIKYKIAEQRNKHFGNFQTSLDDYLEYASLPIAYGLDVFGVKSKNDFLNKTAILIKGEILFYASTNLLKIASHELRPDGSDHRSFPSGHTAQAFATATFLAEEYKERLPWIPYAAYTMAGTTGLLRIANNKHYIGDVLFGAGLGLLSMKTAYWTHRYKWGKNKKRDLSTLPY, encoded by the coding sequence TTGTCTTTCATACCATTTTCTGTCTCCAAAGTTTTGCCGCTTTCCAGACTTGCATTTTTGCTTTTCTTTCTGGCCTCTTTTTCTACTTTTAGCCAGCAGCAAGACTCTGTTGCTGTTAATCGCCCTCTTGAGTTTAAACCCAATAAACTATATGTTCCAGGCATTCTACTTGGTACAGGAACGCTGACCTCGCTCTTTTTTAAGGAACAGATCAAATATAAAATCGCCGAACAGCGAAACAAACATTTTGGCAATTTTCAAACCAGTCTGGATGATTATCTGGAATATGCATCGTTGCCCATTGCCTATGGCCTGGATGTTTTTGGGGTTAAATCAAAAAATGATTTTTTAAACAAAACGGCAATACTTATAAAAGGGGAAATTTTGTTTTATGCCTCCACCAATCTTCTCAAGATAGCTTCACATGAATTAAGGCCGGATGGAAGTGACCACAGATCATTTCCCTCCGGACATACAGCCCAGGCCTTCGCAACGGCGACATTTTTAGCTGAAGAATATAAAGAACGGCTTCCATGGATACCCTATGCAGCATACACTATGGCCGGAACGACCGGGCTTTTGCGGATTGCGAATAATAAGCACTATATCGGAGATGTGCTTTTTGGTGCAGGCCTGGGTTTGTTATCGATGAAAACTGCCTATTGGACCCACCGTTATAAGTGGGGTAAAAACAAGAAAAGAGATCTTTCAACACTTCCTTACTAA